From the genome of Pontibacillus halophilus JSM 076056 = DSM 19796:
ATCATGATCGGTAAGCTCATGAAACTCGAGTGAAAGACGATTATTACTAGCGTCTCTCCCACGTGCAATCCTGACAATCGTCGCTTCTGACCTTAAATATTTCGTCTCACCATTAAGAAGTGGCAAGACAAGACTTAATGAAAGCGCATCTTGAGGAGACAGCTGATGCTCGTTTGGTGCAATGAGCGCTAATCCCCCTCCACTTATATCGATGGTAATTGAAGTGAACGAGTCTTTCTTCTTATCAAGTGGATGAACAGCTACATCAACCGCTGTCTCAATCCGCACATATTTCCTTCGTTGAATGCGAATCAGATGCTCCTCTCCAGGAAAGGACAACATCAGCACTGGAATGGTCAGCTTCTTTCGTCCCCGTACTTCTGAGTCGAACATATATATGGTTTGGTCATGGCCAAGAAATTTAACGGTAAATTGCGTACCCTCCATAAAGAATCCTGTTCTCCCTGACGTTTCACTAATTGGATAATCAATATAAAATGCTTCATCTTCTCTCTCAACAAGTTTGCAGCGGAACGATTCTTTAATTTCCCCATCATCCGCCTTTAGTTCCAAAGTCATGGT
Proteins encoded in this window:
- a CDS encoding flagellar brake domain-containing protein yields the protein MSKRELLQVEIGSTMTLELKADDGEIKESFRCKLVEREDEAFYIDYPISETSGRTGFFMEGTQFTVKFLGHDQTIYMFDSEVRGRKKLTIPVLMLSFPGEEHLIRIQRRKYVRIETAVDVAVHPLDKKKDSFTSITIDISGGGLALIAPNEHQLSPQDALSLSLVLPLLNGETKYLRSEATIVRIARGRDASNNRLSLEFHELTDHDRQIIIRFCFERQLSMRRKLNMQA